From the genome of Streptomyces sp. NBC_01267:
GCTTGCACAGCCCGTCCTCGCGGGCCGGGCCGGTCAGGAAGATCCGGCACCCGCACTCGCCGCAGGAGCCGCGTGGCGGGCCCTCCGGCTCACGCGATGCTGGCAGCGGCGTGGCTCCCCCGTCGATCGCCTGCTGGAGCTCGCAGTCCCGGCAGACCTCGGACGGTCCGGACCTGCTGCCGTGCTCAGGGCACAGGCCCTGGGCGATGCGCTGGGCTCGCTGCCGGGCGTCGGCCTTGTCCTGGACGATCTCGGCGCAGACCTCGCAGGCTGCGCCAGTCCGCCAGATCACGCCGGACTCACAGTCCTGGTAGCCGCAGCCCCAGCGCGGCAGCGCCACACCAAGCAACCACCGGCCCGGGTCGCGGATGTCCAATGCCAGCACCTTGGCGAACCGGGTGGTCAGCCGGTGGTGCAGCCGCTCCGGGTCGATCCCGCCCGCCAGCTGACGGCCGACCTCCCGGGCGATCTTCCGCTCCATGAATGGGTTGTTCACCCGGGCCAGCAGCCAGTGCACCGGCTCCAGCACCGCGTAGATCTCCTGGCTCATCGCCAGCTGCGGCCCGGTGTAGGACAACCGCACTGACCCCCCGCCGTTGCTGCGCTTTTCGTCGTTCGGCTTAGAGAGGACGGGCTGGCTGTTCTCATCCGCGCGCAGCGCGAGACCACCATCAGCTTTCGTACGCGTCTTCGCGTCAGCCGGGTTTTCCACAGCTTCAACTACCGGTACCTCGCCTACGGCGGATGAGAACAGCGCGCGCCCGTCATCAGGTGAGTCAGTCCTAGGTGATTCCTTATACGCGAGGGATCCCTCATCAACCGACAGACCCGATCCCTCACCAACCAACGGACTTGCAGAACTCTCCGAAGCATCGTCCACAGGCTCCGGCGTAGTGTCCGCGACCGGTCCACCGAGCTTCACAGCGGCTGACGGAGCGATGTCGTGGGCGACGAACTGGTGACGGCCTTGCGCGCCCGCGCGTCGCTGTACCGTCACCCACCCAGCCGCCTCCAGCTCGTCGACGACCACACCGGCCGCAGCCGCCGTGATGGGCTGGCCGGCCTTCTTCCCTGAGTGGTGCACCAGGTGCCCTGCCAGTTCGCCCTCGGTCAGCGCGATGCGCATCTGCTCCGCGAACGCGATCACCGCGAACGCGCGCAGCTGCCGGGGCGTGAGGTCCTCCGCTGCCGCCACCGGCAGCCACACGAACGACTCCGCACGCTTCATCGGCCGCGTCATGCGCACCGCCGACGTGCCACGGCCGCCGGGCAGTGTCCGGCGCTCCGACTTCAGCTCGATCACGCCGTCCGGCGCCGGATACGAGAGCAGCTTCAGGCCCCGCTCCACCGACGCCTTCGACAGCCCCAAGTACGAGGCGATCGTCGCCGCCTTCGCCTCGCACCCCTCCGGGCGCGCTCCGAGCGCCTTCACCTTCATGTACACAGGCAGCGCGACATCGCCGTAGAACGGTGACGACACGAGCCGCATCGGTACCTTCACCCGCTGCCGGCGAACCGGCGTGCCATCGCCATCGGTCGGCCCCTGTGCGGCCTCAGCCGCCCGGGAGCTCATCGGGCCACCGCCACGGCAGGAGCGGTGGAGACCGCAAGGGCCGAACATTTCAACGCTGTCTGTGTCGCCTTCGGGCCGGTGTATCCGCCGAAGCGGGCACCCCCGTCTGGAGCAGTCCGAACCTGTGTTTCCTCATCCATCCGCCGACCCTGCAACGGTCGACCTGTGGACAGAGGCTGGGAAGTCGCGGCCAATGTCTCCGCTCCCGCAGAAATCTTGAGACTCGTCCCGCCACACGGGACGACGACCTCGCGAACGCCGCCGTCGATGTAGTTGTTGATGACCACCGAGAGCGGGTGCACGAGTGGGGCGGCTGGCGCGGCGGCCGCGCTCATCGATGCGTCCAGCGCGACTGGGGGATACACCGGGGGATGCACTCAAAGATGTGTGTGATGTGGGACACATTGCCTTGGGGTGGGATGCTGTTGCACAAGGGCATTCGGCCCGGTGGCATACGCCGCACGCCATGGCGGAGCTGACAAGGGGACACCAGGTCGTGCACTATGACAACGACCTCCTGTTCTTGTGTAACGGCAACGGAGGGCCGCTCCGGAAGGAGCGGCGGTGCTGCGAGGGCCCTGTGGTGGGGACCTTGTGGTGTGTGGCCTTGGTTAGGGGCCGTCCCGCTGGTTAGTGGCGGGGATTTTGCAGTTGAGTTGAAGAACGGGCTCGATGAGCCGGAGCTCGGAAACCGGGTGGTACCGGATTCTGAGCGGCCGACCTGGGTGGTGAATCCAGGCGGCAGACGGGCCGCAGATGCGCTGTCGTGGGTGGTAGAGCCACTCCAAGCGCGGCGGCCGGTGGCGTTAGGTCACCCCAACCCCCTTCCGGAGGCTGGCGTCAGCATGCGCGACAGCGGCCGGAGCAACATGATCACGTTGCTCAAACGGCCTAGCTGCGAGAGTAGTTCCGCAGGGTTGGGTAACCTGCATATCGCGCTCACCCTTCCCTTTCCGAAGGCTGGTCGACTGGGTGGGATCTTCTCCCACCCCGAGAGCCTCCGTGGACTTGCTCAAGGTCCTGGGGGCTTTTGCTGTTGTCGATCAAGCTTGGCGCAACCCTATCCCCTGATTCCGGCATACCGGGGCGGGGAAATCGCAGTCTGCCCGACCTGCCGGAACTACAGCGAAGGCTGAGAGCGCGGTTGGCCAAACAAGCTGAATCTTCAGCAGGCAGACGGGCCGTCACTATCATCGACCACCCCGAAGTTTGCGTAGGTGAGTCACGAACGTGCGGGTACTCAGCCTGCAGAACCTGGCCAAGGTCGCTGGACACCATCGACAGGGATGGCAGTGAGTGGCGGTCGCCCCGGAGGGCCTGCTTGCCGAACAACAGGGCACTATCTAGATCACCTTGGCGCGCAGCTACGACCTCGAGCGTCACCCGAGCCTCCGCGATTCGTATTGGTGCACGCTCGACACCATCGAAGTCCGTGCGGGCTCGGATTACCTCGTTCGCCAACTGCTCAGCCATACGGTCCTCGCCCATCTTCCGATAGGCGTCCATCCGGTAGAAGTCGAATTTTTCGGGGTCGACCATCCAGCAATAGCCGGCCCTTATCGACAGCCACTTCAGTCATTAGGCAGTCACCAGGCCATGGTCGGCAGGAAGCGCCGACCGCTGAGCCGCCCAGCCCGAAACGACATCAGGATCTGTCGACGTGCGGACGTGCTCAAATCCCTGGTCACGGTAATAGGCATGCAGCCGCGGGTTGGTAGTCCAGGCATCGAGGCGAAGCCACAAGGCACCTTGCTTCGCCGCCTGGTCGCCTGCCCAATCGAGGATGCGCGCACCCAGCCCGGTCCCGGCGTACTTCCGATCGACCGTCAGCTTGTGTACGTAACGAGCTGGCTCTTTGCGCTCCTCTGGAGTCCAAAGGCGAAGATCAGCGTCTTGGTCCAGTGTGATCGTCGCAACCGCATCAGCGTCGATCGACTCCTTCACCAGGAACACCTCGCCAGCGCGGATGCTGGAGAGGATATTTTCAGCAGGGAACGGCTTGGACCACTGGTCGATGCCCAGCGGAGCGAGCCAGGCCGCGCTGTCCGTACGGAAGCGAAGCAGACGGTGCAGGTCTGCCTCTTCGGCGCGGGTGATGATCACTCCGCTCCCCACTCGGATCGGGGGCGCTGCTCGAAGTCGTCGGGGTTCTTGGTGCGCTCGTACACGATGACGTGTCTGTCGCCCGGCACGACGTTGAGGGTGCATTGAACAGGCTCCCCGTCGGTTGCGAACGTGGTTACCACGTGCTCAGCCACCGGTGTTCCAGGTCCGAGCTGCAGTCGGCGAACCTCTTCTGGCGTGGGCATCCGCACGTAAATCTCATCGAGGGCGCGGACCAGCTCCTTGTCGAGCTCGGCAAGGACTTGGTTGGTGCCGCGGGCAACATCGCGGGGAGTCATCCACTCGGTGCCCTCTACCAGGGAAAGCGCCACATACGAGTCATTGAGGTTGTAGGGCTCGCCGTCCAGTCGCCTGGTGCGCCGGCGAGCAGCGACCAGCTGGCGATCATCGAGCTGGAGACGCTCCTGCACGATGCGGCTGGGTTGGACGATCGAGACCTCGATGTCCTGGCTGGGACTGCGTTCGTCGCCTTCGGCAGCCAGCAGATGGGCGTAGATGTCGACCTCGGGCGGCTTACGTCGAAACTCGCCTTGCGGTCGATAGACCAGCGGGCGGATCTCCCTGACGAAGTATCCCTTCGGCCGCTGGGGAACGATCAACCCTTCATTGACCAGCAGAGTCAGGCCCTGACGGACGGTCGAACGAGCGCTGGTCCCATACGTCTCTCGAAGTTCGGCCTCGGTCGGCAGCTTGCTGCCAGGCGGCAGCGAGCCGTCGGCGATCTGCTTGCGGAGGTCATCCGCGATGCGCTGGTAGATCGGTGTTGTCGCCTTCATAGCCACATGTTTACCCCTCAGAGATCGCCATTGTCCAGTCAATGGAAACGATCCGTGCGTTCGGCTTGACGAGCCCTGACTGAGAGTGCCAGTCTCTGCACATCAGGCATTGTCTGGTCAATGCGCATCGTTCCTGCGGTGCGTAGTGGCCAGTCATTGCTTGCCCGTCCCTCCGGGGCGGGCTCCTACTGAAGGGAGCACCACCTCATGAACGTCACCCGCCGCCCCGCCGCCAGCCTCGCCACCGAGCACTTCGACACGGAGACCCAGGAGCTGCTGGACGCCATCGACGTGGCGCTGCCGGATTTCGGCGACATCGACCTGGACATCGCCTTCGGTACGCCGCTCGAGATGTACGGGCTGGTGACGTCGGACGAGTTGGCCCGATGGGACGCCGCGGCCGCGGTGACGAAGGGCAAGACCAAGGCGCGCGACGAGGTCATCGCGGAGTCCGGGGCGCGGCGGGAAGCGGCGAGGGACATCCTCGCGGCCGACCCGTCGATCACCGAGCTGGTGCGTGAGCGCCTGGTCGACGTCCTCCTCCCCTACGCAGCGCAGCTGCGCATCGCGCCGCTGGCCACTGCCACGGACCCCTTGCCGCTCGCGGCCTAGCTCCAGCCGGGTCCTCACGGACCCGGCTCCCCCACCCGGAACCGCCCCCGCGGGCGGCGCCGGATGAGGGAGCCGGACCCTCGGTCCCTGATTGACCGCTCGGAGGAAAGCCCCGCAGGGGTGAGTACGAAGGAAGCGGCCGTTATTTGAGAACTCAACAGCGTGATCCACCACCGCAGTACTGGCCGTGAGTACACCGGCCGGGGTGAGTGGAAACCCGTCGTGAGGCGCCATTACCCCTGGTGGTGGCAGTCGGCACGTGCGATGACCCGTCAGGCGCTCATTACTGATGGCGAGCACGGAGGGCCGACATCCCCACGACGTAAAAGAACGACGCGACACACTCCCAGACCCTCGGCACCCGGTCCCAGCCGAGGCGAGGAGGCGCGTCGGGACTGAGGGCACCTCGCTTCCCTCCAGCACAACAAGGCGAGCAGCGCGGCGGCAGAGGCCGCGCCCCCTGTTTGCAGCCCCGTGCTGCCCAGTCGCTCACCGCCCCGCCCTTCCCGGGGCGGTTCCGGTGAGCGGTGGAGAGCGCTGGGATTCCCCGCCGCCCTATGGAAGGACGCGCACATGATCGGCACCGAGCTCACCAAGCAGGACAACAGCCCCGAGCACGTCTTCACCGGCGCCGGCAGCTACACCGGACCGGTCCTCGCGGACATCACCTGCCCGGACGGCACTGTGCACGTCACCGTCGACCCGGCCGCGACCGTCGCTCGTGTCCAGGTCCGCACCGACGACCCGACGGGTCCGGTCGCCAAGGCTGTGAAGAACACCCGCATCCACCAGACCGCGGAGCGGCTGACCATCGTCGTCCCGCCGATCCCGCCCACCACGCAGCAGTTCAACCACGGCGGCGTGTTCGTCAGCGGGAACAGCTACTCCACCATGCAAATCAACGGCGTCACCTTCAGCGGCCAGGGAACCACGGTCATCGGTTCGACGGGCGTCGAGGTACTCGTCACGCTGCCCGCCAGGTCGGGCGTCAAGTACATCAGCGAGAACGGCAGCATCCACACATACGGCGTTCTCGCCGCGCTGAAGGCCGAGGCCACCAACGGCTCCGTCAAGGCCGAGACCGTCGGCCGCATCGAGGCCGAGGCAGACAACGGCAGCGTCAAGCTCTACGGCGTCCGCAACCGC
Proteins encoded in this window:
- a CDS encoding GNAT family N-acetyltransferase yields the protein MIITRAEEADLHRLLRFRTDSAAWLAPLGIDQWSKPFPAENILSSIRAGEVFLVKESIDADAVATITLDQDADLRLWTPEERKEPARYVHKLTVDRKYAGTGLGARILDWAGDQAAKQGALWLRLDAWTTNPRLHAYYRDQGFEHVRTSTDPDVVSGWAAQRSALPADHGLVTA
- a CDS encoding GntR family transcriptional regulator, producing the protein MKATTPIYQRIADDLRKQIADGSLPPGSKLPTEAELRETYGTSARSTVRQGLTLLVNEGLIVPQRPKGYFVREIRPLVYRPQGEFRRKPPEVDIYAHLLAAEGDERSPSQDIEVSIVQPSRIVQERLQLDDRQLVAARRRTRRLDGEPYNLNDSYVALSLVEGTEWMTPRDVARGTNQVLAELDKELVRALDEIYVRMPTPEEVRRLQLGPGTPVAEHVVTTFATDGEPVQCTLNVVPGDRHVIVYERTKNPDDFEQRPRSEWGAE